The sequence below is a genomic window from Neoarius graeffei isolate fNeoGra1 chromosome 4, fNeoGra1.pri, whole genome shotgun sequence.
TCTCACAATCTTCATTCCACCACGGGACTGCATTCTTAACCAGCTTCCCTGAGCTTTTCGGGATTGCTTCCATTGCAGCCATATAAATCCTCTGGCGCAACTCTATTTCATGCCCTTCAACACTATCTGTATTTGGAACTGACCTAAGAAACAAATCACTGAATTCCCTAAACCTCTCCCAATCTGCCTTTTCAAAGACCCACCTCCCAGGGCTCACTCCTGATCTGAGTCTAACATCAATATCCACAGTACAAATAATAGGGTAATGATCACTCCCTACACTGACTCCATGTACTTCCCACTCACACCTTGGGGCCAATCTAGATGATGAAAGTGTCAGATCTAATACTGACTCACGCCCCGTCCTACCATCAAATCTAGTTCCCCTTCCATCATTCAGGCAAACTAAGTCCCTCTCACTCAGCAAGTCCTCGACTACCTGACCATTTCTATCAAACCTATCCCTACCTCACAATGAACTGTGAGCATTGAAATCTCCAGCCCACACCACATTTCCTCTATCCTGTCCTTCTATCTTCTCTAGTTCAGTTAATTCTAACCGTTTGCACGAGTTATAATAATTTATAACAGCTattttctttgaacccacccataTTTCCACCACCACATATTCCTGCTCCGTCCCCATACCCAGCACTCTATATGGTATCCCCTGTCTAACAAAGGTAGCACAACCCCCTCCACTTCCTCCCACTCGGTCCCTCCTAACAACTATAtaattgattaaaacaaaatcaaACCTAGGTTGGAGCCATGTTTCTTGAATACATATTATATCCGGTTTCACAATCATATCATCCACAAACTTTTTAAATTCTTGTCCATTTGCCAGCAgactccttgcattccattgtaAAATGATCATACACAGAATAATCATCCTACACTATCTTGGCTTGTCTGCATCACACAGAGCCCATCCCTCACCTCTTCCCACTTCAATCCCACCATACCCAAATGCTGAACCGCTGCCTTTGTAATAATTTGGATCCTGTCTGTCTTCGATTTCATTGCCGCTGTGGCATTTATTACCCCTGCAATAAATATTACAAGGTCTCTTTTCTCCCTCCACCCATATTCCTTCACTTTAACAGATGCACATCCCACCTCCCTTTCTGTAGCTGCAGCTAAGTCTCTTCTTACAGTTCTTCCACTATTTCTAGACTGGTCCACACTTTTAACAGCTTCCGCGCAAGTTACTTTGTTTTTCAACTTCACATTATGGATTTCTGTCTCTCTTCTCATAACTTCACAACCCCAATACGCTGCACTGTGCGCTCCTCCGCAATTACAGCATTTAGGTCTCGCTCCAACATCACACTTCCCATAGTCATGAGCTCCCCCACACTTTGCACATGTTTGTACCCCTTTACACACCTTGGCTGTATGGCCGAATTTTTGACATTTAAAGCATCTCAAAGGCTTATGCACAAACTCTCTCACTCGATACCTCAAATATCCTAAATAAAGTTCAGAGGGTATGTCTCTAGTACTAAACTTAATCAGAATCGACTCAGTCTCCTTTTTTTCAACTCCCCTGGTCAATCGCGTTGCACTCTGAACGGCTCCACATCTTTCTTTCAAATTCTTAACCAACTCATCCATTTGCATCGAAACAGGAATTCCATATATCACCCCTCTACTCCCTTCATTACCAACCCTTATCACTTTCACAACCTTTGCCTTCCCAACAACTTGCAACCTTTCAGCCTTCGCAACCTGTTCTTCAGAGACACACCCAATCAACAAATTACCATCATCCAACACTCTGGCGTTATTTATAGTTCCAACCTGATTCTTAAGCACATTCGTCAGTTTTATAGGATCCATATTCTTGATGCCACCACTTTcaaaccttacaaccacaaaagaGCACTTCTCcctgtctctccccccttctcCCGTCACCGTAGTTTTAAACCTTTTCCTAAACTGCCAACTATTATCATCATCTTTAATGCCATCCATACTAATACTCTCCTCCCCCCCCCGACTCCCCGCCATGGCGGAGAATTTGCAAGGATATCGTATACCGGACCTATACAGGTCGTCGGCCGATATACTCACAGATTTCTCACTCCAGGCTATGTtaatgctaatgctaatgctagctaTTTATACCGacaactttgtttgtttgttagttcaCCACCAGTCCCCCTTACGCCGTCACCGAAAAAAACCACtcatcgcatcgtccttgcatgggcgcggtccttaaatagcccaaacatagttcactgattaaagacaggtgttctttgttaacggcgcgcgtgccggagctcgttaggcgcgcgcgcccaaagtgcgccttcaggtgcacgagctaaggcactcaggactgacaccgttctgcgcaagcgcaacacaatcgcactagaaagcatgttcaagctgcctgtgtagctgcagtcttttagttgcaaattacaagtgtttcctcttgtgttaataattcgccatgtcaaaacaagcaaaactttcctcctcctttcgacgtgaagagaggtcagcgatttattttatatatttttttccatcaaagttgcattttgtggtttcgaagctaagttttagtgccgtttctagaatacaacatcaagaaaacgtggaagaaacagcagtaatggaagagccggtttctaagctgcctaaaactagcaatgggaattattttttgttacataatgtactcaggctgccagtcagtgtgtgacacacacacacacccctgaaaaATCCCAGCTatgccctgatttacatgagaaattttgttttcattgatgtgtttaaatttacagacaatatgaactaatgtaaacaattggcttcaactagcataaatatgaattggaaatgtttagttcactttagcttatgcaaacgcacaactctactaaaagattgataaacgaggctcaatgtccccaacattgaaacctgaaagctttagaaactctaacagacctttactttttaacaggactgttttgggattttgctgagtttaccttcaactgtctgagttgtttttttttttttcaaagaaatgAACtttgtagccaggaaaatcactgcgttttctaaatgcactcctgaaaattactcattaactaggggaattaaatttgatatttttgacatgttaattattaatgtacatcaaagaaaaaggcttaaaaatcataccttgttttagtgaaaataagtactaaaatgcactagaatgcagggttttgtgtgttatgttattaaaatattttcgggggacgttgccccccaatcttagtttggctttcaaaagttcaggattgtttttctttgctccacgtgGTTTTCTTGGTCATTTCAGtccatcggctcggactgcccagagttctgtgatggctgcagaagttactgtatgttctgccaatttcttgtggagcacaacatccccccaactgtggcagaccattttttgcagctagtgaaaaaaaaaaaagtttcccaattcaaagactgcacaggtaagcatttgtttttgtttgtttgtttgtttgtttgtttgtttgtttgtttttagtttttattgtttgcatgtaaagcttcctccattatgatgATGATTTAGTTACCTGgtgatttctggtttcgcttccttaaacattttaattgctgatagacattatatgtagacacagatgacctgcactcgttactaccatcagtcgtcagtaaactggaaaagtattgaatgaagagtaatggtggtaacgaccgtcggtaacctgtctctaaaatgtgtagtaggggatggaagcaatttaacaccatctacatgtttgccgtgctctgattttcttttgttgaccaggaaaataatagatataTATTGGGGAAAgatcttcgatgtaaaaactgctctgggtgttgccaggtttccaatgctgaaacaactttttactgctttgctgtgcctcccacagagcaatccagatagtgagagggctttttcattggttaggaaaattcatactgaggacagaaaaaatatggctgcagacacattaactgcatatctgcaaattaaaatgaactgtgatgaggagctgcaactgctacccaagcagtgaaattatagctagtgccaaatctgcaacatctttgtacaacaaagaacactccaaaaaggaataagatttaaattcttgttataagttactgggaagattttcaatttaacttcataaatatattatttaccagctgggaggtccgtattgtgaaataccgtgaccgaaggccgaggtcacggtatttcaccatacggatcgaccttaagctggtaaatatattTACAGATACAGGAACAACTAACATTCACCGCAAAGAGAGATGTATCTAGACAGCCATTTTGGAGAGAGTGAGGAAATGAGAGAAGAGATATGAAGAGATAATGAGGGTGGAGGAATATAGaggaagagaagagagagatagagaaggGAGGGAGAGAAATGGCTCGGTTTCAATAAAGAGAGAAGAAATAAGAGATGTTATTAAATTTATTGGAAGAATTTGAATCTGGCGATAGAGAGActaaaagaaagaggaaaaaaagaacGAAAGATAAAGTCATGACAAATTAGAAGGACGTGTAAAGAAGCCCCCTATGATTTCCTCTCTTGTACAGGTAGTGATGCTACACTTACTGAAAACGGTTATACATGTGGTTAACCCGGGGACATcaccatacgtgtgtgtgtaaagcaaAGCAGAGAGATGAACTGATCGTGTATTCAGAACTGCCACGCTGCCTCACACTGATACCATGTGCAATGAAGCCATCAGACTTTTAATCCATCGAAATCAGAAAGACATCAATTAAAAATAatcacgggcggcatggtggtgtagtggttaatgctgtcgcctcacagcaagaaggtccgggctcgagccccggggctggcaagggcctttctgtgtggagtttgcatgttctccccgtgtctgcgtgggtttcctctgggtgctccggtttcccccacagtccaaagacatgcaggttaggttaactggtgactctaaattgaccgtaggtgtgaatgtgagtgtgaatggttgtctgtgtctatgtgtcagccctgtgatgacctggcgacttgtccagggtgtaccccgccttttgcctgtagtcagctgggacaggatccagcttgcctgtgaccctgtggaacaggataaagtggctagagataatgagatgtaatAATAAGTGACAAGTGATTGGATGTAAGACTGTCACTAAAGCATTGGTCGAAATATTATTGGCTGTCCATTGTCGTAAAAGCTTATAGATAATATAGAGTGTATCATCATGTAAGGGCTGAGATAAACTCCATGATAAACAACAGTTTATCCAGCATCATCTCCTGAACCACCAGTCCTAGGTTTGTCCCAGTGGAAATCCATTTTCTTGGTTGTTCCTTCCATACTAAACTAGGGTCTGTACACCCAGTAGTCAGTAGTCTAAGAAGTTATGGTAGGATCTAAGTGCATCTTCCTAAACTTCTGTCTAATACATACTGTATACATGACATACAAAGCTCATCCATGCTGCTTTCTCTTTCCTAGTTTAGGTGATTTGCTTCCAGAATACAAAATGAAGAGGAAAATGCTGATTGGTCAGATTCTCATGCTGTTGATGTCAGTCATATCTTCAGGCTTGGCCAATGAAAGTAAGGAGTACTGAATTAATCATCCCAGCAGTCATTATTatcattcttattcttatttgTGTGTCGGACTGGGAAAACACATTTCGGGAAACAACTGTGACTGTACAATGTGTTTCTCAGCCTGTGCTCTTGTGTTGTGACGTGTGTTTTAGTTTTACTTCCTGGTCCTGTATCCATCCCCATTCTGTTGTTACTCTATAGTGTTCGCCTGTTCTTTGTTTTTTAtaaatgtgtatatgtatgtgtgtgtgtgtgtgtgtgtgtgtagatctcaAGTGTCACACCGACGGCATACAGCTCATTACGTGTGTTTGGAACACTTCGTCAGTGGAAGACAGATTTCGAATAACACCAACCACCAGCTGTTCCCTGCAAAGCATCGATGATAAGTAATGTATCATTTTCATCACGACATGACAGAACTCATAACTGTGGTTTTAGAACTAGTCTTTACACAAGTCAGTCAGAAAGTACTCATGCTCATGCATATTTGACAGAATTCAGGTATAATCTACTGTCCTGAGTTCAGTTCCAGAGTTAATCTAACACCTATTTCTCCTCAAGGCCTTGATTAGATTGATCACTTGAATTGGCTGGAAAGCTTGATGCTGCCACTTAATGATTTttcaaatatttttgaaaaaCCTATACATGTTTCAAGAAGTGAAAAGGGTTCAAAATGACATGAAGTCAAAAATCTATATGCACGTTTTTTTGACACCacatatttatgttttacagttaATAAAACTCACAGATTCACTGTCTGTGAGACTTTAATCTCTAGGTTTTATGGCTTTACTGTGAAATAATCAGTGATGTGATGGTGTAATGTGGCCCAGCATGAAATATACTGTATTTTCCAAGAACAGTGCGTCTGAAAATGTTTTACTTCTTTTATATGACAGCAATTACAATTGTGGGTTACTGAATAAACTTTATGTTTGCATTTCAGTTACATAAGAAAAATTCCTCTCAGAGTTAACCTGGAGCCTCTTGGCGGCTCACAGTCGAAATTACGTCAAGGAACTCTTCAATTTGCTGAGAGTGTAAGAAACTGATTTGATTATTTGGTGTGTTTATAAGAAATGTTTGATTTCAGACACAAGAAATATACTCACTCACTTATTCATTCAGTTAATAATTCTTTAAATACTATAACAACACATTGTTTGGAGACTGTGAGTTTGAATCCCAATAATGCCACAGCCATCCGTGGCCAGGTGTCTATatgagcaaaattggccatgctttcTGGATGAGAAAGATGGCATACTCTTTCTCCccatcaatcacagtgacactcgcCAATTGTGGGCATTTATGAGCTCGTGTATGCGGAAGAGGCAGATAACGCTTTCCTCCAAACGCTGGCActcgagactccttccaaaaatgtataAATTTCTCCTCAAAGAGGAGAAAACGTCATCGTTTCAATGTTTACATACAATTTTCAATTTGTTTATGTCGaacatctgccatacaagtccttgTGTATATTGTTACTACAGAACTAATAATTTATTACAATAAACGCATTGCTATAAATCTTGCAATTATCAGTGATTTATAGAAAATTAttcaataccttctgaccaatccgaATTGCGCATTCGACAGGGCTGTGGTataacttattttattttttttacataactGATTAAATAAAGACAGTCCTCACTAGTGCCATCTGACTTTTTGAATTAAGGATTGCTTGCTTTGAATTCAGGAAATTACACTTATTGTATTATCGAGTTCTCGATTCATTATTTTCTAATTTGACCCAACTGTTGATTCCAGACTTTGACTGATGGTTCCCCAGATGTCCCGCTGGATGTACGGTGTGAAAACATAACTAATCTACTGGAAACTATCCCGGAGTTTTATCCCCCATCTTTTGGTAAGACTTTTCACTGCGATTACGTCGACTTGAGTGCGTGTTTCTTGATCTATGGAATTGCAGACAGGAAAAATAATGTTGTATTAAGTGTCTTAATTGTTCGGTCTGACaataaatgcattgtttatcTTCTGTATCACTTATAAGTGATATTTTAGTCATAGTCTCACAAGTTGCATGACATAGTGTCAAAATCAACACTATGCTATAAAAATAGGACTTTTATGGACAAACTTGTTGCACAATGAAGCTATGCTTACACTTGGTCAACGATAATTCTAATTTAATGAACTAATTTAATAAGAAAATAGGACGTTCGGACAGAACATCAGGTTGAGGTGAAAACATGGAGCTTTCTTAGAAAAATTCCCGACatattttaggtttcatgttatattcattcattcattcattcatttgctaTTCTAGCGATGGGTAAGAggtagggtacactctggacaggtcACAAATTTATCGCAGGGTTATCGCAGGACCTTCACTGTCAATTAACAGTAGCCCTACCCGATTCTGAACAAAGTTATTCACATAGCCCATTGATTAGAATAAATGTCAAATCAAAATTTAACTGTATCGTAGCAGATTCAGTGGCATCATTaaatattgaatcatttcatgatgAATCAAAGTTTTATCTTATGAATGAATATTTTATCATATATTGCAACAGATTCAGTGGTATCATGAAATGTCAAATCAAaatcattaaataatattggctggctttttttcgtggtatatcagatatattccattcagctatcatGATATTAAACGAGTCAAAAACGAgtagctgaaaggaatatatctaatataccacgaaaaaaaaagccagccaatattattattattattatcataccttttgggtgttcaacgcattgttctctttcaaaattctctccaaaTCTTCCTTATTTAACGAAGGAAACCTGCCGGCCATGTCTGTTTACAAATTgcgacagtcgcttgctagcatggaagttttacatctctgatgtgtaacgtcgtgtcgtcttgacaaccatgcaatattgtaaaccatattcaacgctcattctccattgggtagagtgacgtaatacacgtaggtatAAGCAATATGCGAACAACATTGCATcctatcaaatcaaatgaatgaaacctgctagaagggaatagaacacgtttttattcaatCGAAAAAATGTCCTGTTTGTATAATAATGTCATATATCATATGGAAGCACAAAGTTTACACCCTTACTAGAAACAATAATGAGGCTCCATACAAACTAATAAATGTATAACCCTTTCTAGTCTGTGTGTGATCATCTCTGTTATGTGTCTCTGGGAAGGTATAAGTaaattgaggtgtgtgtgtgtgtgtgttatagttaAGTTGTATCCTCCTGAGAAGCCAGTTGTGAACAAAGGGAATGTCACCTGGAAACAAGGTTCTCCTCACTCTGTATTTGTCGTTGCTGTGAAGTATAAGGTGCAGTGGGGTTTGCTTGAGAACAGCTGGGAGGTGAGACTATGTTCGAATCACCATCTGCATTATTTCTGGACTGTATTTTAAATGTATGAAAGGTATTTTGCTATTTGCATAAAGCTGCTTTCAAACCATATTTTTCTCTGCctgtgtagaagaaccaggtggcGTTGACAGAAGAGACGCAGTGTGAGTTACCATTAGAGAATCTGATCAAGGGGAGGCAGTATGTGGTCAGGGTTCAGGCCACTCCTAACAAAGAACCACAATTGTGGAGCGAGTGGAGTCCAGTTACTCAGTGGGAATCCACTGTGGGTTTACCACCTCTGCCAGGTAAGGACTGGATGCTTGGAAACCTCACTGATTATGTTCATCTCATTATAATTCATTAGAGTATGCTTtgtattcattcatccatctctGAGAATGCCATATGTAAGGAATAAGACACAACAGAGCATGATGTGGTAAGAAAATAATCCACAGTGGGGATTGCCAAGAATTATAATTAACTGACGTATAACATTCTCATTTTTTTATACAATTATTGTTACAtttaatcaggcttgtagtactcgagtccgactcgtgccctaattttaaggactcgtgactcgacttggacttgagcactgatgactcgaacttggactcggactcgtgcatgaactgcattcggactcgtaaattggagacgaggactcggatttttttgttattttttgtaacatgccataataatttggcatgagatatttatatctacattaatttttgtactaatttcgagcaagagtgtcacacctgcatgccttcgcgtgtgcatcagatggactctcgggcgcgctccggacagcgcgtgtgCCAGGCGGACTCCCTCGAGCGtgctgtaaacgactcacacctgcagagGATTAAGGCAtaatcagcgcgccgatataaaaactgtgaaaacgcacttactttgtgaagtattgagttgcattgctgaaaccttaccaagccttatttccttgtctggtttcctgatttcttgtttcttgtttttgattctgccgagtctatagcctgtttgtgcctcgctcgacctattgcccgtttcactgttttatgattttgcctaccgttctggattgtttatctgtcttcacttgtattaataaacacaccttctacacttacatccgtctcccaaccatctctgacagaatacttcacactccctgacaaagagaatgcacatccacctgttcatacgtcatgttcaggaacaagctaatgttaatggtgcaaaaacagccaccgtcaaatggtgcggttggagtcttgttctcggactcgactcgaatttttttttaatgacttgaacactgacgactcgaggtttagtgactcaactacaacactgcatttaatattgtgaaatgtctgcaaaacaaattacagtagttcttgttataacttaaaTACATCAGCTTTAAACAGTCACTCCTTCACCAGCCTTTTTCTTTCTCGCTATTGAAATAAATAAGCATAGTAGGCTTTCAGTCCTCTGTCCTGAGCTGAAAACATAGTTACAGCTTTACTGCAAAACTGTTAAGAAGACTCCTTCATAAAATGTTCACGAAAATGTTCACTAAGCTTCAccaccttaataataataataataattattattattacataaaaTATCAGCATGGTTGTTAATTTGTTGATTATTAGGTTTCGAGTCTGTGAAGTGTCTTCCATTCAAGTCCATGTaaattagctgttactatagaaacaataaaggATTCATGTAAAACTGTGATTTGAATTTGCTGTGATGGAAAATTAATTCGCGTTTTCAAGAATTCAGCAGGACTGTAGATAGTATATGTCATAATAATTGTGTACAATAGAATACATCGTCCAAAACATAACCCCTGTACAATGTAAATGCACCCTCAAGAGTAATACAATAGTCTTTAATATCCAGCAATGTACTGTACAGCAAAgatgtcttttcttctttctttctaaagGTCCCAATTATACATTACTCAGTAATATAACCAGCCTTGTAATAGCAGTTGGAGTCGTTTTACTGGCTTTCTTCTGCGTCCGACGATACAAGAGGTAAGTGGTAGCCTCCGTATTCACAATCATACCAATATACCAGTACAACAACATAAACTGCAGCACTTACTTTGCTTTGGGATGTGCTGCATTGTTGTATTGCATGCACAAGCTTTCTGCTAAAGATAACTGAGTAATACAAACACTTGGTTGTTTTTCAGGACGATATATGTACCCACGCCTGGGAAATATTTTGGCGATCTTTTCTCTGACTATAATGGGGACTTTAAGGTAAGGCCCAgctggaaaaaaacccaaaacaacccACTCTTAAAATGATTCTTCCTAACCACAGTAGTCGTTAAATGATAATCTATAAGATAATACAGCACATGAAAAATATCCAATGCATTTTATCATTGCTCGCATGATGAGTGATATTTAccgacatgatttttttttttccgtagaAATAGAAGGAGGACCAGAAATCTTGAGACTTAAATAATGAAACTAGCAACTCCATTGTGTGGCAATATTGCCAGTTTTCTGATTTTTCTCAGGTGTCATTAAAATGATAAAATAGGACCAAAGGTTGGTGgagacctgaccatcacacccatatatacttgttaaattcgattagatttagattagataaaactttattgatccctttgggagggttccctcagggaaatttaagattccagcagcagcattacagataaacagagaaaagaaatagcgaaaaagttctagataaattaaaataaattaagtatttacatatacaaatataaaaagaataagatatggggaagagaggagggggagagagaggaggggtggGAAAGGgaaagggggggcagcaggagagatattgcacaatgttcggtattgcttattgttaggctaggctactgctccttcccatcctctgtcctcctgttaccccacctcccccccagagaggagttgtacagtctgatggtgtgagggacaaaggagtttttgagtctgtccgtcctgcacttgggaaggagtattctgtcactgaacaggctcctctggttgctgatgacggtgtgcagagggtgactggcattgtccatgatgttcaatagtttgtccatagacctcttctctgccaccgttgccagagtctccagcttcatgccgaccacagagccggcccgcctgatcagtttgtccagcctggatgtgtccttcttggatgtgctgcccccccagcacaccacagtgtaaaacaggacactggcgaccacagactgatagaacatccacaggagtttcctgcagatgttaaaggaccacaggctcctaaggaagtatagcctgctctgtcccttcctgtataagtgtttggtgttgcaagtccagtccagcttgctgtccagccacagcccgaggtacttgtaggaatccacagcctccacctcgactccctcgatcagaattggtcgtgaccttggtctggacctcccaaagtcaatgaccagctccttggtcttcgaggtgttgagctacagatggttcctgttgcaccacacagtaaAGTCCctcactcctcctctctgtcatcacggttacacccaacgatggccgtgtcatcggcaaacttctgaatgtgacacagctccgagttgtagcaggagtccgtggtgtacagggtgaagagaagaggggccagcactgtgccctagggtgctccggtgctgctaatcacagtgtcagatgtgatgtactgcggcctgtcagtgaggtagctggagatccaggtcacCAGGcatgggtccactcgcatcctgttcagtttgtcctgaagcaataggggctggatggtgtgtaaggcactcgagaagtccaagaagaggatcctcactgtgccatttcccttatccagatgcaagtgggctcggtgtagcaggtagaggatggcgtcttccacaccgacacctgcccggtacgcaaactgcagacagtcctgggcatgttgtacctggggtctgaggaggctgaggaagagccactccaacgtcTTCTGTTGAACATCTCATTTCAGATTTAGtcctcctttgctgttataataagctccactcttctgtgaaggctttc
It includes:
- the LOC132884845 gene encoding interleukin-2 receptor subunit beta-like isoform X1; this translates as MFCQFLVEHNIPPTVADHFLQLVKKKKVSQFKDCTGDLLPEYKMKRKMLIGQILMLLMSVISSGLANENLKCHTDGIQLITCVWNTSSVEDRFRITPTTSCSLQSIDDNYIRKIPLRVNLEPLGGSQSKLRQGTLQFAESTLTDGSPDVPLDVRCENITNLLETIPEFYPPSFVKLYPPEKPVVNKGNVTWKQGSPHSVFVVAVKYKVQWGLLENSWEKNQVALTEETQCELPLENLIKGRQYVVRVQATPNKEPQLWSEWSPVTQWESTVGLPPLPGPNYTLLSNITSLVIAVGVVLLAFFCVRRYKRTIYVPTPGKYFGDLFSDYNGDFKAWLGPIVNPEIYIKADSECISPVTIYKVCSSDMLSNKMEKDANIRDHTTSNFSNSTYFLSQSSKCDAVVDQLEPCLADSLYGPAGGGSVQEKILPATHDTSHDNELREVSMSTPLETSSSYKQLQKLRLDIQSPDSGFASNSEEQESQEESGSEGLPSPPVVDNTLPISCIPLCPVPQLKGLPHLGIPPGLTWNPQTNRTFTNLPSDISRSVLLGNSGNMACSGILEPSSDDYMPVKKVQG
- the LOC132884845 gene encoding interleukin-2 receptor subunit beta-like isoform X2 gives rise to the protein MSESLGDLLPEYKMKRKMLIGQILMLLMSVISSGLANENLKCHTDGIQLITCVWNTSSVEDRFRITPTTSCSLQSIDDNYIRKIPLRVNLEPLGGSQSKLRQGTLQFAESTLTDGSPDVPLDVRCENITNLLETIPEFYPPSFVKLYPPEKPVVNKGNVTWKQGSPHSVFVVAVKYKVQWGLLENSWEKNQVALTEETQCELPLENLIKGRQYVVRVQATPNKEPQLWSEWSPVTQWESTVGLPPLPGPNYTLLSNITSLVIAVGVVLLAFFCVRRYKRTIYVPTPGKYFGDLFSDYNGDFKAWLGPIVNPEIYIKADSECISPVTIYKVCSSDMLSNKMEKDANIRDHTTSNFSNSTYFLSQSSKCDAVVDQLEPCLADSLYGPAGGGSVQEKILPATHDTSHDNELREVSMSTPLETSSSYKQLQKLRLDIQSPDSGFASNSEEQESQEESGSEGLPSPPVVDNTLPISCIPLCPVPQLKGLPHLGIPPGLTWNPQTNRTFTNLPSDISRSVLLGNSGNMACSGILEPSSDDYMPVKKVQG
- the LOC132884845 gene encoding interleukin-2 receptor subunit beta-like isoform X3, giving the protein MKRKMLIGQILMLLMSVISSGLANENLKCHTDGIQLITCVWNTSSVEDRFRITPTTSCSLQSIDDNYIRKIPLRVNLEPLGGSQSKLRQGTLQFAESTLTDGSPDVPLDVRCENITNLLETIPEFYPPSFVKLYPPEKPVVNKGNVTWKQGSPHSVFVVAVKYKVQWGLLENSWEKNQVALTEETQCELPLENLIKGRQYVVRVQATPNKEPQLWSEWSPVTQWESTVGLPPLPGPNYTLLSNITSLVIAVGVVLLAFFCVRRYKRTIYVPTPGKYFGDLFSDYNGDFKAWLGPIVNPEIYIKADSECISPVTIYKVCSSDMLSNKMEKDANIRDHTTSNFSNSTYFLSQSSKCDAVVDQLEPCLADSLYGPAGGGSVQEKILPATHDTSHDNELREVSMSTPLETSSSYKQLQKLRLDIQSPDSGFASNSEEQESQEESGSEGLPSPPVVDNTLPISCIPLCPVPQLKGLPHLGIPPGLTWNPQTNRTFTNLPSDISRSVLLGNSGNMACSGILEPSSDDYMPVKKVQG